In the Pogona vitticeps strain Pit_001003342236 chromosome 2, PviZW2.1, whole genome shotgun sequence genome, TCAGAGTTGCacttttaaaatgtcagaaaCCATTATACTTCACATTTTGTTTTGTATCTCAGCAGTTATGAAGACAATCCTTCTAATTGCATGGTCTTTATAATTGGGCCATTTCATCTGTTGGCACCCatttttcactcttttttcttttgcagtatAGTCCTGATCATGTGGCCGGAAAGGAAGGTGGACCACACCCTTCTGAGATCTCCTTTCCTGGATGCAGCTGCCATTCTGCTTCCTGCCTGGTCTCCAAGTGTTCATGCCTTCCTTATGGAGAAAATTATAACAATTTGTGCATTAACAATGAAGGAAATGAGCTGGATTTTTCAAAGCCTATATTTGAATGCAATACCATGTGCCAGTGTGGAGAGTTGTGCCAAAACAGAGTGATTCAAAGGGGTCTGCAATTCAGACTTGAAGTCTTCAAAACTGCTAAGAAAGGATGGGGCCTTCGCACTGTGGAGTTTATACCTAAAGGAAGGTTTGTGTGCGAGTATGCTGGGGAAATCCTAGACTTTGGAGAAGCGCATAGAAGGATACAGTTGCAGACGCTAAGTGATCCAAATTATATTATAGCTTTAAGGGAACATTTGTGGGATGGACGGATAATGGAGACATACGTGGATCCCACCCATATAGGTAATATTGGCAGGTTTCTGAACCACTCTTGTGAACCCAACCTCTTTATGGTCCCTATCCGAATAGACTCTGTGGTGCCCAAGTTGGCATTGTTTGCAGCCCGTGATATTTGTGAAGGTGAAGAACTTACCTACGATTATTCTGGAAGGTATCACAATTATTTGCCCATAAAAGATCAGGACAGGCTTCAGCAAGATGAAGAATCTAAGAAGGCCTGTTATTGTGGTGCCAACTTATGTACAGGATTCTTACCTTATGATAGTTCTTTATTCCTCAAAGATGTCagtgaaaaagaaacattgtaAAAGTACAATcggcattattgttgttgttttcaaagcaAGGGTGA is a window encoding:
- the LOC110077694 gene encoding histone-lysine N-methyltransferase SETMAR; translated protein: MGERCKMDVSRGLETLPVSLWPPSEEPPAFQYSPDHVAGKEGGPHPSEISFPGCSCHSASCLVSKCSCLPYGENYNNLCINNEGNELDFSKPIFECNTMCQCGELCQNRVIQRGLQFRLEVFKTAKKGWGLRTVEFIPKGRFVCEYAGEILDFGEAHRRIQLQTLSDPNYIIALREHLWDGRIMETYVDPTHIGNIGRFLNHSCEPNLFMVPIRIDSVVPKLALFAARDICEGEELTYDYSGRYHNYLPIKDQDRLQQDEESKKACYCGANLCTGFLPYDSSLFLKDVSEKETL